In one window of Miscanthus floridulus cultivar M001 chromosome 12, ASM1932011v1, whole genome shotgun sequence DNA:
- the LOC136498084 gene encoding sialyltransferase-like protein 3 codes for MKRQWSHPSVVLPLLIAGFLLLTFRCSLPHAAQQASSSSRRAADDDDAGRSYVVDAKLAELAAVDPAASAVLRAAETLLLEGNRTLTRAPPERRDAAVRGLRDWLGRQRFEPQVMAELVDLIKRPIDRYYAAGATDGDDDVPVRPYASCAVVGNSGILLALERGALIDSHDLVIRLNNAPAGGRLARHVGARTGLAFLNSNVLSGCAGAPRLAGAAGCRRCRAAYGDRVPILTYMCNAAHFVEHAVCSADAEDGAAPAPVIVTDPRLDALCARIVKYYSLRRFVRETGRPAEEWGARHEEGMFHYSSGMQAVVAAAGVCGRVSVFGFGKEPGARHHYHTLQRGELDLHDYEAEYEFYRDLEERPEAIPFLQDSGFRLPPVVVYR; via the coding sequence ATGAAGAGGCAGTGGAGCCACCCGTCGGTCGTGCTCCCGCTGCTGATCGCCGGCTTCCTGCTCCTCACGTTCCGGTGCTCCCTGCCCCACGCGGCGCAGCAGGCTTCCAGTTCCAGCCGCCgcgccgccgacgacgacgacgcgggaAGAAGCTACGTCGTCGACGCCAAgctcgcggagctcgcggccgTGGACCCGGCCGCGTCGGCGGTGCTTCGGGCCGCTGAGACGCTGCTGCTGGAGGGGAACCGGACCCTGACGAGGGCTCCCCCGGAGCGCCGGGACGCCGCGGTGCGCGGCCTCCGCGACTGGCTCGGCAGGCAGCGGTTCGAGCCGCAGGTGATGGCCGAGCTCGTGGACCTCATCAAGCGCCCCATCGACCGGTACTACGCCGCCGGGGCGacggacggcgacgacgacgtgcCAGTGCGGCCGTACGCGTCGTGCGCCGTGGTCGGCAACAGCGGCATCCTGCTGGCGCTGGAGCGCGGCGCGCTCATCGACAGCCACGACCTGGTCATCCGGCTCAACAACGCGCCCGCGGGCGGCAGGCTCGCGCGCCACGTGGGCGCCAGGACCGGCCTGGCGTTCCTCAACAGCAACGTGCTGAGCGGGTGCGCGGGCGCGCCGCGCCTGGCCGGCGCCGCTGGCTGCCGGCGCTGCCGCGCCGCCTACGGCGACCGCGTGCCCATACTCACCTACATGTGCAACGCCGCGCACTTCGTGGAGCACGCGGTGTGCAGCGCCGACGCCGAAGACGGCGCGGCGCCGGCTCCGGTGATCGTGACGGACCCGCGGCTGGACGCGCTGTGCGCGCGGATCGTCAAGTACTACTCGCTGCGCCGGTTCGTGCGCGAGACGGGGCGGCCCGCCGAGGAGTGGGGCGCGCGGCACGAGGAGGGCATGTTCCACTACTCGTCGGGGATGCAGGCCGTGGTGGCCGCGGCGGGCGTGTGCGGCCGGGTCTCCGTGTTCGGGTTCGGCAAGGAGCCCGGCGCGCGgcaccactaccacacgctgcAGCGCGGGGAGCTGGACCTGCACGACTACGAGGCCGAGTACGAGTTCTACCGGGACCTCGAGGAGCGGCCGGAGGCGATACCCTTCCTGCAGGACTCCGGCTTCAGGCTGCCGCCGGTCGTCGTCTACCGCTGA